One segment of Pleuronectes platessa chromosome 21, fPlePla1.1, whole genome shotgun sequence DNA contains the following:
- the zgc:194990 gene encoding erythroid membrane-associated protein, whose product MMKDCLQFLIEPAKKLKIRLKESRKRVKLEKKELPVESQLFIMELARELNKICQRSNILSHIWTGEDIWQPSVCRDFIVEWAAVLEKRVQPRVILSDYQCEKPEKKNWKGHLLCMLEAGGECDMGPHKRVIMDWTRGIKSRPQPTVWPGEPVLMMLDDLEFQWKRGRLPNLLPAMELVMLSVLNADSPVKEDVTKQWLVRKQRSQSTDAVRYIPHSVWNWICDAAEDVTLDSDSANPDLIISSDEKRMRCGLERRDAPRCRRRFNGWWCATGQEGYTSGRHYWEVDVGERDWRLGVAKASAVRQGFRSLNTATGYLTLRLERGSDLKALTVPATSLPQSSLPRRVGVYLDYEQGQLSFYDAEKRSHLYTFNEKFAEELYPVFGTVEVVNDLVVRPADVRQPCLCPGPCLWN is encoded by the exons ATGATGAAGGACTGCCTGCAGTTCCTTATCGAGCCGGCCAAGAAGCTCAAGATCCGACTGAAG GAGTCCCGTAAGCGGGTCAAACTTGAGAAGAAGGAGCTGCCGGTGGAAAGTCAGTTGTTTATCATGGAATTGGCTCGGGAGCTCAATAAAATTTGCCAG AGGTCAAACATCCTCAGCCACATCTGGACCGGTGAGGACATCTGGCAGCCGAGTGTGTGTCGCGATTTTATCGTGGAGTGGGCCGCTGTTTTAGAAAAGAGAGTGCAG CCGAGGGTCATACTGTCGGACTACCAGTGTGaaaagccagagaagaaaaactgGAAGGGTCACCTCCTCTGCATGCTGGAGGCCGGAGGGGAGTGCGACATGGGGCCCCACAAAAGAGTCATCATGGACTGGACCCGGGGGATTAAAAGCAGGCCTCAG CCCACCGTCTGGCCAGGCGAGCCGGTGCTCATGATGCTCGACGACCTGGAGTTCCAGTGGAAGAGGGGTCGTCTCCCCAACCTGCTCCCCGCCATGGAGCTGGTCATGCTGTCTGTGCTGAACGCTGACAGCCCTGTGAAG gaggatGTGACTAAGCAGTGgctggtgagaaagcagaggagcCAGAGTACTG ACGCCGTCCGCTACATCCCCCACAGCG tGTGGAATTGGATTTGCGATGCAGCAG AGGACGTCACTCTGGACTCGGACTCCGCCAACCCGGACCTCATTATCTCCAGTGATGAGAAACGTATGCGCTGCGGCCTGGAGCGCCGCGACGCCCCGCGGTGCCGGCGGCGCTTCAACGGCTGGTGGTGCGCCACGGGCCAGGAGGGCTACACCTCCGGGCGCCACTACTGGGAGGTGGACGTGGGCGAGCGGGACTGGCGGCTGGGGGTCGCCAAGGCGTCCGCCGTGAGGCAGGGCTTCCGCTCGCTCAACACGGCCACGGGCTACCTGACCCTGCGGCTGGAGCGGGGCTCGGACCTGAAAGCCCTGACGGTGCCCGCCACCTCGCTGCCGCAGAGCTCGCTGCCCAGGAGAGTCGGTGTGTACCTGGACTATGAGCAGGGCCAGCTGTCCTTCTATGACGCGGAGAAGCGCTCGCACCTGTACACCTTCAACGAGAAGTTCGCCGAGGAACTGTACCCGGTTTTCGGGACCGTGGAGGTGGTGAACGACCTGGTGGTCAGGCCTGCCGATGTCAGACAGCCGTGTCTCTGCCCCGGGCCCTGCCTCTGGAACTGA